From Cotesia glomerata isolate CgM1 linkage group LG2, MPM_Cglom_v2.3, whole genome shotgun sequence, a single genomic window includes:
- the LOC123259574 gene encoding vacuolar protein-sorting-associated protein 25, with the protein MSEIEWPWQYSFPPFFTLQPHAETKEKQLSAWTSLVLNYYQSTKQSILDVREINSSPLFNNTAIQRKLSAEVVQLILESLQKSGNATPLDKTKQRWLIHWHTFEEWGNIVYNWAQENGFINSVCTLFELTQGENTVDQEFYGINTEVLIRSLKTLEAQGKAELIMFDDNQGVKFF; encoded by the exons atgtctgAAATTGAGTGGCCTTGGCAATATAGTTTTCCACCTTTTTTTAC atTACAACCGCATGCTGAAACAAAAGAGAAACAATTGTCAGCATGGACAAGtcttgttttaaattattaccaaTCAACAAAACAATCTATTTTGGATGTCAGGGAAATTAACTCTAGCCcattatttaacaatacaGCTATTCaga gaAAGTTGTCAGCAGAAGTTGTACAGCTGATCCTCGAAAGTTTACAAAAATCAGGTAATGCTACACCTTTAGATAAGACAAAGCAAAGATGGTTAATCCACTGGCATACCTTTGAGGAATGGGGTAATATTGTTTACAACTGGGCCCAGGAAAACGGATTTATAAATAGTGTTTGCACATTATTTGAATTAACTCAAGGAGAGAATACTGTTGACCAag AATTCTATGGAATTAATACAGAAGTTCTTATAAGGTCGCTCAAAACACTAGAAGCCCAAGGTAAAGCTGAGTTAATAATGTTTGATGATAATCAGggtgttaaatttttctaa